The Sphingomonas carotinifaciens genomic sequence GGAGCAGCAGCGGCAGAACAACCCCAATCTCTGCTTCAACTGGTTCAATCCCGAAGACAGCCGGCACGGCACCGGCGAGGCGCTGTCGATCCGCCAGATGATCGCCGCGGTCACCGCCCGGCATGCGATCGATCCGGCGCGCGTCTTCGTCACCGGCCTGTCCGCCGGCGGGGCGATGGCCTCGGTCATGCTGGCGACCTATCCGGAGGTGTTCGCCGGCGGTGCGATCATCGCCGGCCTGCCCTATGGTAGCGCGACCACCATGCCGCAGGCGTTCGACCGCATGCGCGGCCACGGCATCCCCGGTGAGGACGCGCTGGCCGCACTGGTGCGCGACGCCTCCGACCATGACGGTCCCTGGCCCACCATCTCGATCTGGCACGGCAGCGGGGATGCGACCGTCGCCCCCTCCAATGCCGATGCGATCATCCGCCAATGGCGCTCGCTCCACGGGGCCAATGCGCGACCCGATCGGCAGGAGACGGTGGACGGGTATCCCCGCCGCGTGTGGCACGACGCATCGGGCTGGCCGGTGATCGAGGAATACAGCATCACCGGCATGGGCCACGGCACCCCGCTCGCCGTCGCGGGCGACGATCGCTGCGGACAGGCCGGCGCCTATATGCTCGATGCCAGCATTTCCTCCACCCGCCATATCGGCCGCTTCTGGGGCCTGATCCCCGCCGACGACGTTCGCGAAAGCGCCGCCCCCCGCACGGCGGTGCTGGAGCGGATGCCGCCCCCCGCCCCCCGCACGGCCGAGCCCCCCGAACCAGCCGGCGCCAGCGCCAATGTCGGCAAGGTGATCGAGGATGCCTTGCGCGCCGCCGGACTGATGCGATAACGGCGGTCCGGATACCGGCCCCCGCCCCTGCGGCGACTGGGCGGCCGGGCCACCGGATCCGGAGCAGCAGAATTGGTCGACAAGAGCTGGGGCGTGCCCGCCGCCTCGCCGGGCTTTCGCATCAGGACGAACGCCAGCCCGGAGGACCGCGCCGCCGAGCGCGCCAGGGCCCGCGAAGCCCGCGCGCAGGACCGCGTCGACCTGATGGCGCAGCGCCTCGAAGCGCGCGCCGCCAGTCGCCAGGCTGATATCGCCGCGCGCGAACAAGCCCGCGAGGCGCGCCGCGAACAGGAACAGGCACTCGCCGCCCGCGATCCGCATGCCGCCGCGGCCAGCCGTCGCCGTTCCTCGGGCCGCAAGGATGTCGTGCGCGAACAGCGCGACACGCGAAACTATACGGTCACCGCCGATCCCGATCGAGTCCGCGACATGGTGAAGCGCGGCGCCACCATATCCGGCCTCGCCGATGTGCTGGGCATCACCTCGGCAGAGGTCGAACGTATCCTCGCCGACGCGGGCTGAGCGGCTGTTTGGAAATTGGCGAAAGAGCCAATTTCGGGCGGAGCCAGCCCGCTGAATGCGTTCACAGCGCATTTCCAAACGGACTCTGAGCCGCCCGCTACCCCCTCGCGCTGCGCCGCCAGCTTTCGGCCATCAGGCGCCCGGCCAGCGCGGACACGCCCGGCGCACACAACAGCCAGTCACGCATCGCCGGCCCCGGCTCGCTGCCCAGCGTTTCCTTGTAGCCTGAATCGCCGATGCCCCAGTCCACGTCGCGCACCCCCCGCGCCAGTGCGTCGGCCAGGTTGCGATAGACCAGCAACCGGCCCGGGCTCTGCCGCGCGAATTGCGGATCGTAGCTGTTGGCGATCGCGTAGCGCCACGGACCGGCATCCAGGTCGAACGAGAAGGCGGCCGGCGCCCCGTCGATGCGCAGCAACGCCGCGCGCGCCATGCCCGCCAGCACGGGATCGGCCATCGCCCTGCGCCAAAAGGCACCATGCCGCCCCTGCATCGTGAACTTGGCGTCCAGCCCCTCCTGACCGACCCAGCTTCGCGTCTCGATCGCCCCCAGCGTATCGAACCCGGCCGGCCAGTCGGCCCCGGTCAGGAACGACCAGTCCAGCGCACCATGCTCGCCCAGATGCTTTTCAAAGAACCGGTTCTTGCGCAGCGTCGAGTTGCGCGGCCACGCACCTCCTGCCGCCGCATCGGCCATGCGGAAGATCCAGGTCGTGCCGATCACCCGATCGCTCGCCGTCCATCCCGATGCCCGCGCCGCCTCCACCAGCATCGTCACGCCCGAATCGCTATCCGGCACCGGGCCGATTCGGATCGCCCGCCGGTGCCGCGCCAGCAGGGCCAGTGCCGCGCGCGCCACCGCGCCGGTCGCGCCCTCCGCCGTCACCGGTGCCCGAAACGGCCAGTAGGAGCCGGGCACGGCGGCGATGCGCGCCATGCGCGGCCCCACCGGCACCAGCGGCATCGCCAGCACGGGGCGCCCATCCTCCTCCACCACAAGCGTCGTGGCGGGGCCGCCATATACCGCCACTGCCGAGGCAAACCATTGATACCGCAAAAAACGATGCGTGGCGGGCGCCGCCGCCGCAACCTCGTCGATCGCGGTGGACAGCCCCTCGACCAGCGTCGCCCTCACCCGCGACGTGGTTCCCTCATCTCCGGCAAGGCGCATCGGCATGGTCACGATCGTTCTTTATCCCGTCCGGATCGGCGCATGGCGAGGGCTTACACTGATGCAGGTTACCAACGCCTTTGTGGGCGCATGATGCCGCTTCGGCCTTGTCTCGCACGCGCGACCGCGCCACCTTTGCCCGCGATGCCGACCCTTCCCGCCGTCTCCACCATCGCGCAGACGATCCAGTTGTCGCTCGCGCCCGTCTTCATGCTGGCGGCGATCGGCCAGTTGCTCAACGTGCTTGCCGGCCGGCTCGCCCGCGTCATCGATCGTGCCCGCGCGCTCGAACTGCTGCTCGAACGCGCCGGGGACGAGGCGCACCGCGGCCGCCTGAAATGGGAATTGCGGCTGCTCGACCGGCGCATGTCGATCATCAATGCGGCGCTCTTCATGTCGGTGCTCAGCGCGGTCATGGCCTGCCTCGTCATCGCGCTGCTTTTCGTGGCGAACCTGGGCAAATTCCATATCGGCACCTGGATCGCGCTCGCCTTCATCCTGTCGGTGTCCCTGCTCATCCTGTGCCTGGCCGCCTTCATGATCGAGGTGCGGATCTCGCTGCGCGCCATCCATGTCCGCAAGGAAATCCTGTCGTGACGCCGGCGGTGGAGCGTCGCCTGCTGCAGGCGGCGGTGGCGCTCGCCTGCTGCGTGCCGATCGCGGCGGGTACGGCGGGCGTGCTGCTCGGCCCCGTCTGGATGGGCCGCCCGCCGCTCGTCCCCGTCGATCTGGACAGCCATGTCCGGTATCTGTCGGGCATATTCCTGGGCGTCGGCATGGCCTTCACCACCTGCATCCCCGCGATCGAGCGGCAGGGGCCCCGCTTCCGCCTGCTCGCCGCGCTCGTCGTCGCCGGCGGCTTTGCCCGGCTCGGCTCGCTGATGGCGGTCGGCGCCCCCTCGCGCGGCCATCTCCTCGGCCTGCTGCTCGAACTCGTCCTCGTCCCCCTCCTCGTCCTCTGGCAATTCCGCATCGCCCGCCGCTACCGCGCCCCCGCCTCGACACTGGGCGCATAACCCGGTCGAACCCGCGCCTGCGCCCGCTGCTCATACGCATATCCGGCCTGCAGCACGACCGCATCGCCGTCCCTCGCCGCAACGAACGACAACCCCACCGGCAGGCCCAGCACCAACCCCATCGGCACCGTCAGATGCGGATAGCCTGCGATGGCTGGCCACTGGCTGGCGCTCGGGCCGTTATATTGGTCGCCGTGGACCGGATCGCTCAGCCAGGCCGGGCCATAGCTCGGCTCGACCAGCACATGCGCGCGCGCCTCGCGCAGCATGCCGTCGATCGCGCCCCGCGCCGCCGCCAGCGACTTTGCCCGCGCCGCCTTGTACGCCGGATCGTCCAGCCCATGCGTCGTCGCCGCCTGCACGAACAGTTCCTGCTCGAAAAACGGCATTTCCGCTGCCGGCCGTGCCGCATTGAACGCGATCACCTGATCCAGCGTCCGCGTGGTCACGGCGGGCGGCGTGCTGGCCAGATAGGCGTTCAGATCCGCCTTCAACTCGGTCAGCAGCACCACCAACTCCGCTTCGCCGATCCCGTCCACCTTCGGCTCCGCCACCGGCACCAGGATCGCCCCCGCATCCCGCAACACCTGTAGCGCGGCATCGAACCGTGCCGCCACGGCGCGGGGCATGTCCGGCCGGCGAACGGCGATCCGCAGGCCCGACAGCGCCTGGGCGGACAGCCCGGCGGCGAAGTCGCGCGGCACCGCAGCGGCCGTCGCGGGGTCGGCCGGGTCCGCGCCCGCCATCGCGGTCAGCATCATCGCCACGTCGCGCACGCTCCGCGCCATCGGCCCCGGCGTGTCCTGGCTGTGGCTGATCGGCACCACATGCGTGCGGCTGACCAGCCCGATCGACGGCTTCATGCCGACCAGTCCGTTCATCGCCGACGGGCAGACGATCGATCCGTCCGTCTCCGTCCCCACCGCCGCCGCGGCAAAGCTCGCCGCCACCGCCGCACCCGACCCGGAGGACGAACCGCAAGCGGTGCGGTCCAGCGCATAGGGATTTCGCACCAGACCGCCCACCGCGCTCCATCCGCTCATCGACCGGGTCGAACGGATATTGGCCCATTCCGACAGGTTGGTCTTGCCCAGGATCACCGCCCCCGCCGCACGCAGCCTGGCGACGACCGGTGCATCCCGCCGCGTCAGATTGTCCGCCAGCGCCAGGCTGCCCGCGGTCGTCGGCAACGGGTCCAGCGTCTCGATATTGTCCTTGATCAGGACCGGGATGCCGTGCAGGTCACCGCGCACCCGCCCGGCCTTGCGCTCGGCATCCAGCGCCTTGGCCTGCGCCAGCGCATCGGGGTTCAGCGCGATCACCGCGCGCAGCCGCGGCCCCTTGCGATCCATCCGGGCGATCCGCGCCTGATAGGCGCGCACCAGATCGACGCCCGATACGTGCCCCGTGGCCAGCATCGCGCGCAACGCGTCGATCGATTGTTCCTCCACCGCCACCTGCCGCGCCGGCGCGCCCGACGCCATCACTGCCACCGCCAGCGTCGCCGCCAGCCATCTTTGCGCTACCCGCATGGAATTGCCCCCGATTTTCGCGCCATGCTAACGCGCATGGTGCCCGGCGCAATATGCGGACGGCGGACTTTGCCGGACCCCGAGAGCCCTGACATACGTTGGTCCCATCATCATGCATGAAGGAGCGGGCGTGGCCGCAGTTCTGAAAGTCCTTGCCAAGCTCGTCGCGCTGCTCCTGATCCTCTTCGGCCTTGCGGTCACGATCGTGCCGCGCTTCCTGGACCGCATTTATTATCGCGGCCCCGCCAGCGGCCATTTCGACACCGAACGCTTCTTCAACCCGGACGGCGACGAGGATACGATGCGCGCGCCCGGCGGCGGCGGACGTGCCGGTTTCTTCTGGCGCTACCTGACGGGCAGCGACGACCGGCCGCCATGGCCGGCATCGGTGCGCATCGACCCGGTCGCACCCCCCGACCGGGTGCAGGGCCAGCGCATGGTCGCCACCTGGGTCGGCCATGCCACGGTGCTGGTCCAGACGCAGGGGCTCAACATCCTGACCGACCCGATCTGGGCGGACACCGCCGGGCCCTTCGGCATGGGCCCATCGCGCGTCGCGTCGCCCGGCATCGCGTTCGATCGCCTGCCCCGGATCGACTTGATCGTCGTCAGCCACAATCATTACGACCATATGGACCTGGATACGCTGCGCCGTCTCTGGCTGCGGGACCGGCCGCATATCGTCACCAGCCTCGGCAACGACAGCGTCATTGCGCAGGCCGGCGTGCCCGCCACCGCGCTCGACTGGGGGCAGCGCCTTGCCCTGCGCCCCGCCATCTCGGTCGTCGTCACCCGCAACCACCATTGGGGCAGCCGCTGGTTCGCCGACCGCAACCGGGCGCTGTGGTCCAGCTTCACCATCACCCTGCCCGGCGGCAACCTGTTCTTTGCGGGCGATACGGGCATGGGCGACGGCCGCTGGCCGGTGGAGGCGGCACGGCTCGGTCCCGTGCGGCTGGCGCTGCTCCCCATCGGCGCGTTCCGGTTCGCGCCTGGCCAGATGGCATCGGGTAGCCATATCGGCCCGGTCGATGCGGTGGAGGTCTATCGCCGGCTCGGCGCCGCCCATGCGATACCGATCCATTGGGGCACGTTCCGCCTCTCCTACGAGGCCTATGACACGCCGCCCGCGCTGCTCGCTGCGTCTATGCGCTGCACCGGCCAGCGCGGCTTCACCCCCGTGGCGCTCGGTCGCCCGGTCGAGATCGGCCCCTACCGCCCGACCGCGGTGGCGGAGACACCGCGCGACCGGCTGCTCCGCTGCCTCGACGCCGCCGGTGCCGACCGCTTCCGCTAGGACGCCGCCCCCGGCTTCAGCAGGTCCAGCACCACCGCCGTCGTCGCCACCGCCCCGGTCACCACCGCAGGCTCGGGCGACACCTTGAACTGTGGGCTGTGGTGCGAGGGGATGGCGGGCCCACCGGCCTTGGCGGCGGCGACGACATCCGCCGGCGTACCGCCGACCGAGAAATAATAGCCGCGCACGCGGGTATCCGGCTGGACGTAATAGGCGAAGTCCTCCGCCCCCATTCCCTTTTGCGTGAACGGCGCAACATGATCCGCGCCCAGCGTCGTTGCCAGCACGGCGTTCAGCCGCCCGGCCAGCGCCGCATCGTTGATCGTCGTCGGCGTTCCCTCGATCACCGTCACCACCGGCATCTTGTCGGCGGGCATGCCGTTCAGCTCGCCCACACCGCGCGCCACGCGGGCGATCCCGGCGACCAGTCGTGCGCGCTCCTCCTCGTCATTGGCGCGCACCGTCACCTGCAACCGGGCCTGGTCGGAGATGATGTTGTGCTTCAGGCCGGCATGAAAGGATCCGACCGTGATCACCCCCGGCCGCAACGGCTGCTGCTCGCGACTGATCAGGCCTTGCAGCGCGATCACCAGTTGCGACGCCATATAGACCGGATCCTTGCCCATATGCGGACTGGCGCCGTGCGCACCGATGCCTGGCACGGTGATGTCGATCGAATCCGACGACGAATACTGGATGCCCTCGGCCGCGGAAACGGTGCCCGCCGCACGCTCCGCATCCACATGGAATGCCACGGCATATTGCGGCTTGGGGAACCGCGCATACAGCCCGTCCTTCAGCATCGCCTTCGCCCCGCCCACGCGCTCCTCCGCCGGCTGCACGACGAACACCACCGTCCCCTGCCACCTGTCCCTCAACGCCGCCAGCCGCCGCGCCGTCCCCACCATCGCCGTGACATGCACATCATGCCCACACGCGTGCATCACCGGCGCCTCCACGCCATCGACACCCACCTGACGCACCGTGCTGGCATTGGGCAGCCCCGACTTCTCCTCCACCGGCAGGCCGTCCATGTCGGCGCGCACCAGTACCACCGGCCCCGCACCGTTTCGCAGCACGCCGACCACCCCGGTGCCGCCCACCTTCTCCGTCACCTGCATCCCCGCCACCCGGCGCAGCTCCGCCGCCATCCGCGCCGCCGTCTTCTCCTCCTTGAACGACAGCTCCGGATTTCGGTGAAACCAGTCCCACAAGCCCTTCAGGTCGCGATCGTAATCCGCCTTCACGGCCGCGGCATAATCCGGCTCGGCCATGGCCGGCGTCGCGAGGGCGACCAGCGTGGCGGTGGCACAAAGATGACGCATGATGTCCCCCGTGATCGATGACGATCGTCA encodes the following:
- a CDS encoding extracellular catalytic domain type 1 short-chain-length polyhydroxyalkanoate depolymerase codes for the protein MRKISDTVGRLAALRGAGAMNTGLAPDSSRLTRLDAFGSNPGALHGYVHIPAALAPDAPLVVVLHGCTQTAAGYDLGAGWSDMADRYGFAVLFPEQQRQNNPNLCFNWFNPEDSRHGTGEALSIRQMIAAVTARHAIDPARVFVTGLSAGGAMASVMLATYPEVFAGGAIIAGLPYGSATTMPQAFDRMRGHGIPGEDALAALVRDASDHDGPWPTISIWHGSGDATVAPSNADAIIRQWRSLHGANARPDRQETVDGYPRRVWHDASGWPVIEEYSITGMGHGTPLAVAGDDRCGQAGAYMLDASISSTRHIGRFWGLIPADDVRESAAPRTAVLERMPPPAPRTAEPPEPAGASANVGKVIEDALRAAGLMR
- a CDS encoding GNAT family N-acetyltransferase — protein: MPMRLAGDEGTTSRVRATLVEGLSTAIDEVAAAAPATHRFLRYQWFASAVAVYGGPATTLVVEEDGRPVLAMPLVPVGPRMARIAAVPGSYWPFRAPVTAEGATGAVARAALALLARHRRAIRIGPVPDSDSGVTMLVEAARASGWTASDRVIGTTWIFRMADAAAGGAWPRNSTLRKNRFFEKHLGEHGALDWSFLTGADWPAGFDTLGAIETRSWVGQEGLDAKFTMQGRHGAFWRRAMADPVLAGMARAALLRIDGAPAAFSFDLDAGPWRYAIANSYDPQFARQSPGRLLVYRNLADALARGVRDVDWGIGDSGYKETLGSEPGPAMRDWLLCAPGVSALAGRLMAESWRRSARG
- a CDS encoding DUF2721 domain-containing protein, which produces MPTLPAVSTIAQTIQLSLAPVFMLAAIGQLLNVLAGRLARVIDRARALELLLERAGDEAHRGRLKWELRLLDRRMSIINAALFMSVLSAVMACLVIALLFVANLGKFHIGTWIALAFILSVSLLILCLAAFMIEVRISLRAIHVRKEILS
- a CDS encoding DUF4345 domain-containing protein; amino-acid sequence: MTPAVERRLLQAAVALACCVPIAAGTAGVLLGPVWMGRPPLVPVDLDSHVRYLSGIFLGVGMAFTTCIPAIERQGPRFRLLAALVVAGGFARLGSLMAVGAPSRGHLLGLLLELVLVPLLVLWQFRIARRYRAPASTLGA
- a CDS encoding amidase; amino-acid sequence: MRVAQRWLAATLAVAVMASGAPARQVAVEEQSIDALRAMLATGHVSGVDLVRAYQARIARMDRKGPRLRAVIALNPDALAQAKALDAERKAGRVRGDLHGIPVLIKDNIETLDPLPTTAGSLALADNLTRRDAPVVARLRAAGAVILGKTNLSEWANIRSTRSMSGWSAVGGLVRNPYALDRTACGSSSGSGAAVAASFAAAAVGTETDGSIVCPSAMNGLVGMKPSIGLVSRTHVVPISHSQDTPGPMARSVRDVAMMLTAMAGADPADPATAAAVPRDFAAGLSAQALSGLRIAVRRPDMPRAVAARFDAALQVLRDAGAILVPVAEPKVDGIGEAELVVLLTELKADLNAYLASTPPAVTTRTLDQVIAFNAARPAAEMPFFEQELFVQAATTHGLDDPAYKAARAKSLAAARGAIDGMLREARAHVLVEPSYGPAWLSDPVHGDQYNGPSASQWPAIAGYPHLTVPMGLVLGLPVGLSFVAARDGDAVVLQAGYAYEQRAQARVRPGYAPSVEAGAR
- a CDS encoding MBL fold metallo-hydrolase, which gives rise to MHEGAGVAAVLKVLAKLVALLLILFGLAVTIVPRFLDRIYYRGPASGHFDTERFFNPDGDEDTMRAPGGGGRAGFFWRYLTGSDDRPPWPASVRIDPVAPPDRVQGQRMVATWVGHATVLVQTQGLNILTDPIWADTAGPFGMGPSRVASPGIAFDRLPRIDLIVVSHNHYDHMDLDTLRRLWLRDRPHIVTSLGNDSVIAQAGVPATALDWGQRLALRPAISVVVTRNHHWGSRWFADRNRALWSSFTITLPGGNLFFAGDTGMGDGRWPVEAARLGPVRLALLPIGAFRFAPGQMASGSHIGPVDAVEVYRRLGAAHAIPIHWGTFRLSYEAYDTPPALLAASMRCTGQRGFTPVALGRPVEIGPYRPTAVAETPRDRLLRCLDAAGADRFR
- a CDS encoding amidohydrolase is translated as MRHLCATATLVALATPAMAEPDYAAAVKADYDRDLKGLWDWFHRNPELSFKEEKTAARMAAELRRVAGMQVTEKVGGTGVVGVLRNGAGPVVLVRADMDGLPVEEKSGLPNASTVRQVGVDGVEAPVMHACGHDVHVTAMVGTARRLAALRDRWQGTVVFVVQPAEERVGGAKAMLKDGLYARFPKPQYAVAFHVDAERAAGTVSAAEGIQYSSSDSIDITVPGIGAHGASPHMGKDPVYMASQLVIALQGLISREQQPLRPGVITVGSFHAGLKHNIISDQARLQVTVRANDEEERARLVAGIARVARGVGELNGMPADKMPVVTVIEGTPTTINDAALAGRLNAVLATTLGADHVAPFTQKGMGAEDFAYYVQPDTRVRGYYFSVGGTPADVVAAAKAGGPAIPSHHSPQFKVSPEPAVVTGAVATTAVVLDLLKPGAAS